A single genomic interval of Lathyrus oleraceus cultivar Zhongwan6 chromosome 7, CAAS_Psat_ZW6_1.0, whole genome shotgun sequence harbors:
- the LOC127107619 gene encoding boron transporter 4 isoform X1 — protein sequence MECLKAPCKGIVNDIRGRSQCYKDDWTCAFRSGIGILAPTTYIFFASALPVIAFGEQLSRDTGSSSASSASLFIIITQKMLLRMTLLLFILLVDGRLSTVETLASTAICGIIHSIIGGQPLLIVGVAEPTIIMYTYLYNFAKNRDGLGQELFLAWAGWVCVWTSLLLFLLAIFNAGNIINRFTRVAEELFGMLISVLFIQEAIKGMMKEFSVPKSENSKLEHYQFHWLYVNGLLGVIFTFGLLYTALKSRRARSWLYGTGWLRSFIADYGVPFLVVVWTVVSFSGPREIPSEIPRRLVAPLAWESTSLHHWTVSKDMGKVSPTYIFAALIPALMVAGLYFFDHSVASGLAQQKEFNLKKPSAYHYDIFLLGFMTLLCGLLGLPPSNGVLPQSPMHTKSLAVLKGRMIRRKMVESAKESIRKKASNTEIYGKMQAVFVEMDSSSHATSVERELENLKEVVLKGEDKGDNKKDTFDPDKHIDAYLPVRVNEQRISNLLQSLFVGASVFAMPVIKKIPTSVLWGYFAYMAIDSLPGNQFWERILLLFVTPSRWFKLLEGHHASFVESVPIRSIVFFTILQCVYFLVCFGVTWIPVAGILFPLPFFLLILVRQYILPKLFSLHHLRELDAAEYEEIVGAPRLSMDSPSVGSRELSDSEILDELTTRRGELKVRTLSFREERHGQVIYPDEIACENESSKS from the exons ATGGAGTGTTTAAAGGCACCTTGTAAGGGAATTGTGAATGATATAAGAGGAAGATCACAATGTTATAAGGATGATTGGACTTGTGCTTTCCGTTCTGGTATTGG GATATTGGCTCCAACTACCTATATTTTCTTTGCTTCTGCTTTACCTGTTATTGCCTTTGGTGAACAGCTGAGTAGAGACACAGGTTCTTCTTCTGCTTCTTCTGCATCTTTATTCATTATTATTACTCAAAAGATGCTTCTTAGAATGACGCTATTATTGTTTATTTTGTTGGTAGATGGAAGATTGAGCACAGTAGAAACACTAGCTTCAACAGCCATATGTGGAATCATACATTCAATCATTGGAGGCCAACCACTGCTTATTGTAGGAGTCGCAGAACCAACCATCATCATGTATACCTATTTGTATAACTTTGCCAAAAATAGAGATGGCTTGGGACAAGAACTCTTTTTGGCTTGGGCTGGATG GGTTTGTGTATGGACTTCACTCTTGCTTTTTCTCCTAGCAATATTCAATGCTGGTAATATCATCAACAGATTTACAAGGGTTGCTGAAGAGCTTTTTGGCATGTTGATTTCAGTCTTGTTCATTCAAGAGGCTATTAAG GGAATGATGAAGGAGTTTAGTGTTCCTAAAAGTGAAAACTCAAAATTAGAGCACTACCAATTTCACTGGCTTTATGTGAATGGCTTATTAGGTGTTATATTCACATTTGGTCTTCTCTATACAGCATTGAAGAGTAGAAGAGCAAGATCATGGTTATATGGGACAG GGTGGTTGAGAAGCTTTATTGCAGACTATGGTGTGCCTTTCTTGGTTGTAGTATGGACAGTTGTGTCATTCTCAGGGCCAAGAGAAATACCTTCTGAAATTCCAAGAAGACTAGTTGCTCCTCTTGCTTGGGAATCTACATCTTTACACCATTGGACAGTTAGCAAA GACATGGGGAAGGTTTCTCCAACATATATCTTTGCTGCTTTGATTCCTGCATTGATGGTAGCAGGACTTTACTTCTTTGATCATAGTGTTGCTTCTGGGCTGGCACAACAGAAGGAATTCAATCTCAAGAAACCTTCTGCATATCATTACGACATTTTCTTACTCGGATTCATG ACTTTGCTTTGTGGACTACTTGGCTTACCACCTTCAAATGGTGTTCTTCCTCAATCCCCTATGCACACCAAAAGCCTTGCAGTTCTCAAGGGTCGGATGATCAGAAGAAAGATGGTTGAAAGTGCGAAAGAAAGCATAAGAAAGAAAGCTAGTAACACCGAAATATACGGAAAGATGCAAGCAGTGTTTGTAGAAATGGACAGCAGCAGCCATGCTACTTCTGTGGAAAGAGAACTAGAGAACTTAAAAGAGGTTGTTCTAAAAGGCGAAGATAAAGGAGACAACAAAAAGGATACATTTGACCCTGACAAGCATATTGATGCATATTTGCCTGTTAGAGTAAATGAGCAGAGGATCAGCAATCTTTTACAATCACTCTTTGTTGGAGCATCAGTTTTTGCCATGCCTGTCATAAAAAAGATTCCAACTTCGGTTTTATGGGGATACTTTGCATACATGGCCATTGATAGTCTTCCTGGTAACCAATTCTGGGAAAGGATACTACTTCTCTTCGTAACACCTAGTAGATGGTTCAA GTTATTGGAGGGCCATCATGCTTCCTTTGTGGAATCAGTACCAATTAGAAGCATAGTCTTCTTCACAATATTGCAATGTGTGTATTTCTTGGTTTGTTTTGGAGTGACATGGATTCCAGTAGCTGGAATATTGTTCCCTTTGCCTTTCTTTTTACTGATCTTGGTGAGGCAATATATTCTCCCCAAGCTGTTTAGCCTTCATCACCTAAGAGAACTTGATGCAGCTGAATATGAGGAAATTGTTGGTGCTCCGAGACTCTCG ATGGATTCACCTAGTGTTGGATCAAGGGAATTGTCTGATAGTGAAATATTAGATGAATTGACTACTAGAAGAGGAGAGTTGAAGGTCAGAACTCTAAGCTTTAGAGAGGAAAGACATGGTCAA GTGATCTATCCTGATGAAATAGCATGTGAAAATGAATCATCAAAGAGTTAA
- the LOC127107619 gene encoding boron transporter 4 isoform X2 yields the protein MECLKAPCKGIVNDIRGRSQCYKDDWTCAFRSGIGILAPTTYIFFASALPVIAFGEQLSRDTDGRLSTVETLASTAICGIIHSIIGGQPLLIVGVAEPTIIMYTYLYNFAKNRDGLGQELFLAWAGWVCVWTSLLLFLLAIFNAGNIINRFTRVAEELFGMLISVLFIQEAIKGMMKEFSVPKSENSKLEHYQFHWLYVNGLLGVIFTFGLLYTALKSRRARSWLYGTGWLRSFIADYGVPFLVVVWTVVSFSGPREIPSEIPRRLVAPLAWESTSLHHWTVSKDMGKVSPTYIFAALIPALMVAGLYFFDHSVASGLAQQKEFNLKKPSAYHYDIFLLGFMTLLCGLLGLPPSNGVLPQSPMHTKSLAVLKGRMIRRKMVESAKESIRKKASNTEIYGKMQAVFVEMDSSSHATSVERELENLKEVVLKGEDKGDNKKDTFDPDKHIDAYLPVRVNEQRISNLLQSLFVGASVFAMPVIKKIPTSVLWGYFAYMAIDSLPGNQFWERILLLFVTPSRWFKLLEGHHASFVESVPIRSIVFFTILQCVYFLVCFGVTWIPVAGILFPLPFFLLILVRQYILPKLFSLHHLRELDAAEYEEIVGAPRLSMDSPSVGSRELSDSEILDELTTRRGELKVRTLSFREERHGQVIYPDEIACENESSKS from the exons ATGGAGTGTTTAAAGGCACCTTGTAAGGGAATTGTGAATGATATAAGAGGAAGATCACAATGTTATAAGGATGATTGGACTTGTGCTTTCCGTTCTGGTATTGG GATATTGGCTCCAACTACCTATATTTTCTTTGCTTCTGCTTTACCTGTTATTGCCTTTGGTGAACAGCTGAGTAGAGACACAG ATGGAAGATTGAGCACAGTAGAAACACTAGCTTCAACAGCCATATGTGGAATCATACATTCAATCATTGGAGGCCAACCACTGCTTATTGTAGGAGTCGCAGAACCAACCATCATCATGTATACCTATTTGTATAACTTTGCCAAAAATAGAGATGGCTTGGGACAAGAACTCTTTTTGGCTTGGGCTGGATG GGTTTGTGTATGGACTTCACTCTTGCTTTTTCTCCTAGCAATATTCAATGCTGGTAATATCATCAACAGATTTACAAGGGTTGCTGAAGAGCTTTTTGGCATGTTGATTTCAGTCTTGTTCATTCAAGAGGCTATTAAG GGAATGATGAAGGAGTTTAGTGTTCCTAAAAGTGAAAACTCAAAATTAGAGCACTACCAATTTCACTGGCTTTATGTGAATGGCTTATTAGGTGTTATATTCACATTTGGTCTTCTCTATACAGCATTGAAGAGTAGAAGAGCAAGATCATGGTTATATGGGACAG GGTGGTTGAGAAGCTTTATTGCAGACTATGGTGTGCCTTTCTTGGTTGTAGTATGGACAGTTGTGTCATTCTCAGGGCCAAGAGAAATACCTTCTGAAATTCCAAGAAGACTAGTTGCTCCTCTTGCTTGGGAATCTACATCTTTACACCATTGGACAGTTAGCAAA GACATGGGGAAGGTTTCTCCAACATATATCTTTGCTGCTTTGATTCCTGCATTGATGGTAGCAGGACTTTACTTCTTTGATCATAGTGTTGCTTCTGGGCTGGCACAACAGAAGGAATTCAATCTCAAGAAACCTTCTGCATATCATTACGACATTTTCTTACTCGGATTCATG ACTTTGCTTTGTGGACTACTTGGCTTACCACCTTCAAATGGTGTTCTTCCTCAATCCCCTATGCACACCAAAAGCCTTGCAGTTCTCAAGGGTCGGATGATCAGAAGAAAGATGGTTGAAAGTGCGAAAGAAAGCATAAGAAAGAAAGCTAGTAACACCGAAATATACGGAAAGATGCAAGCAGTGTTTGTAGAAATGGACAGCAGCAGCCATGCTACTTCTGTGGAAAGAGAACTAGAGAACTTAAAAGAGGTTGTTCTAAAAGGCGAAGATAAAGGAGACAACAAAAAGGATACATTTGACCCTGACAAGCATATTGATGCATATTTGCCTGTTAGAGTAAATGAGCAGAGGATCAGCAATCTTTTACAATCACTCTTTGTTGGAGCATCAGTTTTTGCCATGCCTGTCATAAAAAAGATTCCAACTTCGGTTTTATGGGGATACTTTGCATACATGGCCATTGATAGTCTTCCTGGTAACCAATTCTGGGAAAGGATACTACTTCTCTTCGTAACACCTAGTAGATGGTTCAA GTTATTGGAGGGCCATCATGCTTCCTTTGTGGAATCAGTACCAATTAGAAGCATAGTCTTCTTCACAATATTGCAATGTGTGTATTTCTTGGTTTGTTTTGGAGTGACATGGATTCCAGTAGCTGGAATATTGTTCCCTTTGCCTTTCTTTTTACTGATCTTGGTGAGGCAATATATTCTCCCCAAGCTGTTTAGCCTTCATCACCTAAGAGAACTTGATGCAGCTGAATATGAGGAAATTGTTGGTGCTCCGAGACTCTCG ATGGATTCACCTAGTGTTGGATCAAGGGAATTGTCTGATAGTGAAATATTAGATGAATTGACTACTAGAAGAGGAGAGTTGAAGGTCAGAACTCTAAGCTTTAGAGAGGAAAGACATGGTCAA GTGATCTATCCTGATGAAATAGCATGTGAAAATGAATCATCAAAGAGTTAA